The Fibrobacter sp. UWB4 genome includes a window with the following:
- a CDS encoding inorganic diphosphatase, whose translation MAINYLDLPIGRKYPYEVDCVVEIGKDTNLKYEYDERLHVFRLDRCLLSSMSYPCTYGFIPSTKADDGDALDMLIYSPASMITGTVCTCRVIGALDMTDGGKKDYKVLGVPIFNPRPFCDITDVDQMFLRITKNFFQNYKELEGKDVQIGEWKDAAFAREKVIAAHKAYFQNQVQVPESCYQEPEHDDKITAEELI comes from the coding sequence ATGGCTATTAATTATCTAGATCTTCCTATTGGACGCAAGTATCCTTATGAAGTGGATTGCGTCGTGGAAATCGGCAAAGACACGAACTTGAAGTATGAATACGACGAACGCCTGCATGTGTTCCGTCTTGACCGTTGCCTTTTGAGCTCCATGAGTTACCCCTGCACATATGGTTTTATCCCGAGCACCAAGGCTGATGATGGCGATGCTTTGGATATGCTCATTTATAGCCCGGCATCCATGATTACGGGTACGGTTTGCACGTGCCGCGTCATTGGCGCTCTTGATATGACCGATGGTGGCAAGAAGGACTACAAGGTTTTGGGCGTACCTATATTTAATCCGCGTCCGTTCTGCGACATTACAGACGTAGACCAGATGTTCCTCCGCATTACGAAGAATTTCTTCCAGAACTACAAGGAACTGGAAGGCAAGGACGTACAAATTGGTGAATGGAAGGATGCTGCGTTTGCCCGTGAAAAGGTGATTGCTGCGCATAAGGCTTATTTTCAGAACCAGGTCCAGGTGCCGGAATCCTGCTACCAGGAACCCGAACACGATGACAAAATAACTGCTGAGGAGTTGATATAA
- a CDS encoding rhomboid family intramembrane serine protease gives MKPFKYLPKALQTLLLANAAVFIIAFLGRGLEVNLGAGYGTLTDYISYYGAFMPRVPLELWRYVTYMFIHFDFMHFFFNMLMLWMFGSEVAEWMGARHFISMYFFCGIFAALFSFFMCLLGLTNNPIIGASGALMGVFVAYYKFFPERMILMFFVIPMRIKHAMWVMIALDILFANSGDMIAHFAHLGGVVAGFIYMAVFQNGPKVLYHSPLSAIFRLFSGNPEKYSRDRRSGSRSYSRDSEEPEVLEGEVFYVDEQKRMDEILKKVERSGIQSLTESEREFLLKAGDKLRRRRGGF, from the coding sequence ATGAAACCGTTTAAATATTTGCCCAAAGCTTTGCAGACGCTGTTGCTTGCGAATGCTGCTGTATTTATTATCGCTTTTCTTGGGCGTGGACTAGAAGTTAATCTGGGGGCTGGATACGGAACCTTGACGGATTACATCAGTTACTATGGCGCTTTTATGCCTCGGGTCCCGCTGGAACTTTGGCGTTACGTGACGTACATGTTCATCCATTTCGACTTCATGCATTTCTTCTTCAACATGTTGATGCTCTGGATGTTCGGCTCCGAAGTGGCAGAATGGATGGGGGCGCGTCATTTTATTTCGATGTACTTTTTCTGTGGCATTTTTGCTGCGCTGTTCAGCTTTTTCATGTGCTTGCTCGGGCTCACGAACAATCCGATTATCGGTGCGTCTGGCGCCCTGATGGGCGTCTTTGTCGCGTATTACAAGTTCTTCCCGGAACGCATGATTCTCATGTTCTTTGTCATCCCGATGCGAATCAAGCATGCTATGTGGGTGATGATTGCGCTTGACATTCTCTTTGCAAATTCGGGCGACATGATAGCGCATTTTGCCCACTTGGGCGGTGTCGTTGCCGGGTTTATTTACATGGCCGTTTTCCAGAATGGTCCGAAGGTGCTTTACCATTCTCCGCTTTCGGCTATTTTCCGCTTGTTTTCGGGCAATCCAGAAAAGTATAGTCGAGACCGCCGTTCGGGGTCGCGCTCTTACTCGCGCGATTCTGAGGAACCGGAAGTTCTCGAAGGTGAAGTGTTCTACGTAGATGAACAGAAACGCATGGACGAGATCCTCAAGAAGGTGGAACGCAGTGGCATCCAGTCCTTGACGGAATCGGAACGTGAATTTTTATTGAAAGCGGGTGACAAGTTGCGTCGCCGTCGCGGAGGATTCTAA
- a CDS encoding choice-of-anchor I family protein, translating to MKRTAFVMSLLMCTGFSFAKKSDVPTGPFHWGSTLKQMASIPMTTAEISAYMPEKKVLFVVGGENVLEVVDMADPANPKKVSEVKLPGGASSVTVHGDLVAVSLLNNPEWKMGHVQVMRYGKKLEVLGKHELCYMPDMITFTPDGANLLIACEGSPDENFTEDPEGGLGVLSIAGVNASSAADLARAWKKPQKTVVGFGGLDSIALMAKGVRKTGVKGFVQSLEPEYITVSKDSRTAWVSLQENNALVKFDVEAKKILDVFPLGYVDHSKPGFGLDIKKNKKIEIKNYPLRGLRQPDGISAFTAGGKTFVLTANEGSPVNDYKAWTDVTTPMMLMQNGVLDPDMFTAEVLENVKNISVSNLERCNVAPDKTENGKCPYMYSFGTRSISIFDGETGHLMWDSGDAFEQTMAQMAPDYFNWNSKKGKVKMDARSEDKGCEPENVTTGVVGDKRYAFVGLERTSGVAVLDISGIENGNTPKIVDLYLDPKDRGPEGILFIPAEKSPNGEPLLVVGYEYSKTLAVYSVK from the coding sequence ATGAAAAGAACCGCTTTTGTCATGAGCCTGCTTATGTGCACGGGCTTTTCGTTTGCTAAAAAGTCGGATGTGCCGACAGGTCCGTTCCATTGGGGATCGACGCTCAAGCAAATGGCTTCTATCCCTATGACGACGGCAGAAATTTCGGCGTACATGCCCGAAAAGAAAGTGCTGTTCGTCGTTGGCGGCGAGAATGTCCTTGAAGTCGTCGATATGGCTGACCCCGCAAATCCGAAAAAGGTGAGCGAGGTGAAATTGCCGGGGGGCGCCTCTAGTGTGACCGTCCATGGCGACCTTGTGGCGGTAAGCCTTTTGAACAACCCCGAATGGAAAATGGGGCATGTGCAGGTGATGCGCTACGGCAAGAAACTCGAAGTTCTTGGAAAGCACGAACTGTGCTACATGCCCGACATGATCACGTTTACTCCGGATGGCGCGAATTTGCTTATCGCATGTGAAGGCTCCCCGGATGAAAATTTCACGGAAGACCCGGAAGGCGGCCTTGGTGTTTTGTCGATTGCAGGCGTGAATGCATCGAGTGCTGCTGATTTGGCAAGAGCTTGGAAAAAGCCTCAGAAGACGGTTGTCGGTTTTGGCGGGCTTGATTCGATTGCGTTGATGGCTAAAGGTGTCCGCAAGACGGGCGTGAAAGGTTTTGTACAGTCGCTTGAACCTGAATACATTACGGTATCTAAAGATTCCAGGACTGCTTGGGTGAGCTTGCAAGAAAATAATGCGCTTGTGAAGTTCGATGTCGAAGCGAAAAAGATCTTGGATGTGTTCCCGCTTGGTTATGTGGACCATTCCAAGCCTGGATTTGGTCTGGACATCAAGAAGAACAAGAAAATTGAAATCAAGAATTATCCGTTGCGCGGCCTGCGCCAGCCGGATGGGATTTCGGCGTTTACCGCAGGTGGCAAGACGTTTGTGCTCACGGCTAACGAAGGCTCTCCGGTGAACGATTACAAGGCATGGACGGATGTGACCACTCCGATGATGCTTATGCAAAATGGCGTTTTGGACCCGGACATGTTTACGGCTGAAGTCCTTGAAAATGTGAAGAACATTTCTGTGAGCAATCTGGAACGCTGCAATGTGGCGCCGGATAAGACTGAAAATGGCAAGTGTCCATACATGTACAGCTTTGGAACGCGTTCGATTAGCATTTTTGATGGCGAAACAGGGCACTTGATGTGGGATTCTGGCGACGCGTTTGAACAGACGATGGCCCAGATGGCGCCGGATTACTTTAACTGGAATTCCAAGAAGGGCAAAGTCAAGATGGATGCCCGCAGCGAAGACAAGGGCTGCGAACCGGAAAACGTGACGACTGGCGTTGTAGGCGATAAACGTTATGCTTTTGTCGGGCTGGAACGCACGAGCGGTGTTGCCGTATTGGATATTTCGGGAATTGAAAACGGAAATACTCCGAAGATTGTCGATCTCTATTTAGACCCGAAAGATCGCGGTCCAGAGGGCATCCTGTTTATCCCTGCTGAAAAAAGCCCGAATGGCGAGCCGCTTTTAGTTGTGGGCTACGAGTACAGCAAGACACTCGCTGTATATAGCGTGAAGTAA
- the rsmD gene encoding 16S rRNA (guanine(966)-N(2))-methyltransferase RsmD, translating to MPIRITGGSLRGRNIESPDTMKTRPTASRTREALFNILQGVDGFRVLDLFAGSGIMGLEALSRGAASVTAVELARPQAKMIERSYKSVGMDSRLKLLETSVLTLKKEIVCADGGFDLIYADPPFKDMEYPDLRPFIEWLNPGGVAVFEAPSRKLPEWAKGDDFQGQVRRYGESSLIIIRK from the coding sequence ATGCCGATTCGTATTACAGGCGGTTCGTTGCGGGGGCGCAACATCGAGTCCCCGGATACCATGAAGACGCGTCCGACAGCTTCTCGCACGAGGGAAGCTCTCTTTAACATTTTGCAGGGCGTCGATGGTTTCCGTGTGCTGGACCTTTTTGCCGGTAGTGGCATCATGGGGCTTGAGGCGCTGAGCCGTGGGGCTGCAAGCGTTACTGCGGTGGAACTTGCTCGCCCGCAGGCGAAGATGATCGAACGCTCTTACAAGTCGGTCGGCATGGATTCTAGGCTCAAGCTCCTGGAAACGAGTGTGCTTACGCTGAAAAAGGAAATTGTCTGTGCCGATGGCGGTTTTGACTTGATTTATGCGGACCCGCCGTTCAAGGACATGGAATACCCGGACTTGCGCCCATTTATCGAGTGGCTGAACCCTGGCGGCGTGGCCGTTTTCGAGGCTCCGAGCCGCAAGTTGCCTGAATGGGCTAAAGGTGACGATTTTCAGGGGCAAGTTCGCCGCTATGGCGAGTCATCGCTGATTATTATAAGAAAGTGA
- the coaD gene encoding pantetheine-phosphate adenylyltransferase, translating into MVWNSKAQKKSIVEEGRERRVAVFAGSFDPFTVGHLDLVKRAAGIFDSLIVLVAQNASKKNFFDAETRKAMVEAAVSGFSNVSVKVHSGLTVDFMKSVGAHYLVRGIRNSADLEAEQAAAWNNKVIYGGNGVETVLLLSAQEHLVVSSTLVRELLKCGANRSATEQKSLISKYVPKNMVSMLLKEYRKVYETV; encoded by the coding sequence ATGGTGTGGAATTCTAAAGCACAGAAAAAATCGATTGTGGAGGAAGGGCGCGAACGCCGCGTGGCGGTTTTTGCAGGTTCTTTCGATCCGTTTACTGTGGGGCACTTGGATCTTGTAAAGCGTGCCGCGGGCATCTTTGATTCTCTGATTGTACTCGTTGCCCAGAATGCAAGCAAGAAAAACTTTTTTGATGCCGAAACCCGCAAGGCGATGGTGGAGGCTGCTGTCTCTGGATTCTCGAATGTCTCGGTCAAAGTCCACAGTGGGCTGACTGTCGATTTTATGAAGTCGGTGGGGGCGCATTACCTGGTACGCGGGATTCGCAATTCCGCAGACTTGGAAGCGGAACAGGCGGCAGCCTGGAATAACAAGGTCATTTATGGCGGGAACGGAGTCGAGACGGTGCTTCTGCTTAGCGCGCAGGAACATCTCGTTGTGAGCAGTACCTTGGTGCGTGAACTTCTCAAGTGCGGTGCGAACCGAAGCGCAACCGAACAGAAGAGTCTTATCTCTAAATACGTGCCGAAGAATATGGTGTCAATGCTTTTAAAAGAGTATAGGAAGGTTTATGAAACCGTTTAA
- the gatC gene encoding Asp-tRNA(Asn)/Glu-tRNA(Gln) amidotransferase subunit GatC has translation MLEREEVLKLAKLSRLSIAEEDIPAIKGHLDKMLDHLEALKALDLSNVEPMTAVENGATILREDVPVQGFTLEQAFANAPAVENDHFAIPKVM, from the coding sequence ATGCTTGAACGTGAAGAAGTTTTGAAGCTCGCGAAGTTGTCTCGCCTGAGCATTGCAGAAGAAGATATCCCGGCTATCAAGGGTCACTTGGACAAGATGCTCGACCATCTCGAAGCATTGAAGGCTTTGGACCTTTCTAACGTGGAACCGATGACTGCTGTCGAAAATGGCGCAACCATCCTCCGCGAAGACGTGCCGGTGCAGGGCTTTACGCTTGAACAGGCTTTTGCTAACGCTCCGGCTGTCGAAAACGACCATTTCGCCATTCCGAAGGTGATGTAG
- a CDS encoding BamA/TamA family outer membrane protein — translation MKTFLLAGLVSAFVSANAAESDSLRVDSDQCSDGAKIESIEIEGLEHTKPRVVWRELSHKVGDVFSQKTFESEKLRLQDLDLFTDISVSCKNGNVVYNFKEIFRWIPSPAGKKTDRDGLMLGLALANLNVLGEDIRAEVQFRTAVDPFFENNEYAFYASSPYLFDLPLGWNFEFLRTDSWDDLRGFQDATWLLSLDVDWKLLSHFSILGKTVYRYLEKGPGVLPEFGLGVAFDYRDSELDSREGIYFESMVTHVGVGGKRGENFVEFLEDARAYYTIGRFVSGATALVRLRPGKVQRYDYYYHGGANTFRGHESDSLHLGVHEMLLTLEERFVLRERRPASIWGINFFYGIQLVAGLDASVLWDKGAPGWKNYEGAVYGGLHIVIPALDRIRFEVGYSPDHGEPVFYFGLFDKVTSARWRSR, via the coding sequence GTGAAGACTTTTTTGCTGGCGGGGCTTGTTTCCGCTTTTGTATCTGCAAACGCTGCAGAGTCGGATTCGCTGCGTGTGGATTCTGACCAGTGTAGCGATGGTGCAAAAATTGAATCGATTGAAATTGAAGGCTTGGAGCATACGAAGCCGCGTGTGGTGTGGCGCGAACTCTCGCATAAGGTTGGGGATGTTTTTTCGCAGAAGACGTTTGAATCCGAGAAGCTTCGCCTGCAAGACCTGGACCTCTTTACGGATATTTCTGTATCCTGTAAAAATGGGAATGTAGTTTATAATTTTAAAGAAATCTTCCGCTGGATCCCCTCGCCGGCTGGCAAAAAGACTGACCGCGATGGCCTCATGCTTGGGCTTGCCCTTGCGAACTTGAATGTGCTTGGCGAAGACATCCGTGCGGAAGTCCAGTTCCGTACGGCAGTAGACCCGTTCTTCGAAAATAATGAGTACGCTTTTTATGCCAGTTCACCGTATTTGTTTGACCTTCCGCTGGGCTGGAATTTTGAATTCTTGCGGACGGACAGCTGGGATGACCTTCGTGGATTCCAGGATGCCACATGGTTGCTTAGTTTAGATGTAGACTGGAAATTGCTTTCGCATTTCTCGATTCTTGGAAAAACGGTGTACCGCTATCTCGAAAAGGGACCGGGTGTTTTGCCGGAATTTGGACTCGGCGTCGCATTTGACTATCGTGATAGCGAACTTGATTCACGCGAGGGAATATATTTTGAAAGCATGGTAACGCATGTGGGCGTTGGCGGAAAGCGGGGCGAAAACTTTGTCGAGTTCCTGGAAGATGCGAGAGCCTATTATACGATTGGTCGATTTGTCTCTGGGGCTACGGCGCTTGTCCGTTTGCGTCCAGGCAAAGTACAAAGATATGATTATTACTATCACGGCGGTGCAAATACGTTCCGAGGTCATGAGTCGGATTCATTGCATTTAGGGGTGCACGAAATGCTATTGACTTTGGAAGAGCGTTTTGTGTTGCGTGAACGCCGTCCGGCCTCGATTTGGGGAATCAATTTCTTTTACGGAATCCAATTGGTGGCGGGTCTTGATGCAAGTGTGCTTTGGGACAAGGGGGCTCCTGGTTGGAAAAATTATGAAGGCGCTGTTTATGGCGGACTGCATATCGTGATTCCTGCGCTGGACCGAATCCGCTTTGAGGTGGGGTACAGTCCTGATCACGGTGAGCCGGTGTTCTATTTTGGACTTTTCGACAAGGTGACTTCGGCTCGCTGGCGGAGTCGGTAA
- a CDS encoding 3-deoxy-manno-octulosonate cytidylyltransferase — protein MPNLAHLVTHFALNKVSCVVPARMGSSRFPGKPLLKLNGKEMIVRTMERALLANCFDRIVCATDCPEIEAVVEAAGFDCVMTGECATGSDRVAEAAQKLGLDLVVNLQGDEPLVEPSVLRDVAKDLSEHPDCWVTVACPLNPAEAELKTVVKVLVRDGVAVDFTRSVPPAEASLWFQHQGIYAYSREARDEFASLPQSKIELERSLEQMRILGRRPIRIVQSAYPSISVDVPSDATHVENILLDRLLNPLLDEPLRKGYERI, from the coding sequence TTGCCGAATCTCGCGCATCTCGTTACGCATTTCGCTTTGAACAAGGTCAGTTGCGTTGTTCCGGCCCGCATGGGATCGTCCAGATTCCCGGGAAAGCCTCTCCTGAAGCTCAACGGCAAGGAGATGATTGTCCGTACCATGGAACGAGCGCTCCTCGCCAATTGCTTTGACCGCATCGTCTGTGCGACGGACTGTCCTGAAATCGAAGCGGTGGTTGAGGCGGCTGGCTTTGACTGCGTGATGACTGGCGAATGTGCAACCGGTTCCGACCGCGTGGCGGAGGCCGCCCAAAAGCTTGGCCTTGACCTGGTCGTGAATCTCCAGGGCGACGAACCTCTCGTTGAACCTTCCGTGCTCCGCGATGTCGCGAAAGACCTCTCGGAACACCCCGACTGCTGGGTGACGGTCGCATGCCCGTTGAACCCCGCAGAAGCTGAACTCAAGACCGTCGTGAAAGTGCTCGTGCGCGACGGTGTGGCGGTTGACTTTACAAGGTCCGTGCCGCCTGCAGAAGCGAGCCTATGGTTCCAGCACCAGGGCATTTACGCTTACTCCCGCGAAGCCCGCGACGAGTTTGCATCGCTCCCGCAGAGTAAAATTGAGCTGGAACGCTCGCTAGAACAGATGCGAATTTTGGGGCGCCGCCCGATCCGCATTGTCCAGAGCGCTTACCCGAGCATTTCCGTGGACGTCCCGTCGGACGCGACCCACGTCGAGAATATTTTGCTAGATCGTTTGCTAAATCCTTTGCTAGATGAACCTCTCAGAAAAGGCTATGAACGCATCTGA
- a CDS encoding ComEA family DNA-binding protein translates to MNASEKRILKLAIILFIIGLTVRYLPWGLPSIETFEVGDAIVVANASPGGTPDASPGAFSDAVPVADASTVQAYDTDKVIPLADPGPKSTERHRKAKKKVSFPLNINTASADDLCAIKGVGPKLADKIIERRNAAGPFKGPSDLKKVHGIGKKKLENMLQSIIFD, encoded by the coding sequence ATGAACGCATCTGAAAAAAGAATTCTCAAACTCGCAATCATCCTCTTTATCATTGGCTTAACCGTCCGCTACCTCCCGTGGGGACTCCCGTCTATCGAGACATTCGAAGTCGGAGACGCTATAGTTGTTGCAAATGCATCACCGGGGGGTACTCCTGACGCATCACCGGGTGCGTTTTCTGATGCAGTCCCGGTTGCAGATGCTAGTACAGTCCAGGCTTACGATACCGACAAAGTAATACCCCTTGCGGATCCCGGCCCGAAATCGACGGAGCGTCACCGTAAGGCAAAGAAAAAGGTCTCGTTCCCGCTGAATATCAATACGGCGAGTGCCGACGATTTGTGCGCCATAAAGGGGGTGGGGCCAAAGCTTGCTGACAAAATTATCGAGCGCAGAAATGCCGCAGGGCCGTTCAAAGGGCCTTCTGACCTCAAAAAAGTGCACGGAATTGGAAAGAAAAAGCTCGAAAACATGTTACAATCGATAATTTTTGATTAG
- a CDS encoding adenosine kinase: protein MKKVLGMGAALVDILANVSDEWIAAQGVQKGGMNMVDWPQMEKFLGALENPIRVPGGSTCNTMVGLSRLHGKAAFISKIGDDELGKLFQEHLKNNGVESKLGMSDVATGCVFSAVTPDAQRSMWTYLGASDFLGSDDFTPALYDDVGLLYAEGYRAFNGECFKKSFTLARSLGVETALDFSSFGVVEACRKLFDELFEEKMIDIIIANEDEAFAYAGVKEEAALEVLAKKAKVAVVKIGKRGALIAKDGVVTRVSAGAAKAIDTTGAGDLWASGFLYGYMNGWDMERSGNLGSIVSNEVVQVMGAQIPEEGWQRIYAQM from the coding sequence ATGAAGAAAGTTCTTGGTATGGGCGCTGCCCTTGTTGATATTTTGGCTAATGTGAGCGACGAATGGATTGCTGCACAGGGCGTCCAGAAGGGCGGCATGAACATGGTTGATTGGCCGCAGATGGAAAAGTTCCTCGGTGCTCTCGAAAATCCGATTCGCGTACCGGGTGGCTCGACTTGCAATACCATGGTGGGTCTTTCCCGCTTGCATGGCAAGGCTGCTTTTATCAGCAAGATTGGCGATGACGAACTTGGCAAGCTTTTCCAGGAACACTTGAAGAATAACGGTGTGGAATCGAAGCTCGGGATGAGCGATGTCGCTACGGGCTGCGTGTTCTCTGCCGTGACTCCGGATGCCCAGCGCTCCATGTGGACTTACCTTGGCGCTTCGGATTTCCTCGGTTCGGATGACTTTACTCCGGCTCTCTATGACGATGTAGGCCTTCTTTATGCTGAAGGCTACCGCGCTTTTAATGGCGAATGCTTCAAGAAGTCGTTTACGCTTGCGCGCAGTCTCGGTGTCGAGACCGCTCTCGACTTTAGCTCGTTTGGCGTGGTTGAAGCTTGCCGCAAGCTGTTCGACGAACTCTTCGAAGAAAAGATGATCGATATCATCATCGCAAATGAAGACGAAGCTTTTGCCTATGCCGGCGTCAAGGAAGAAGCGGCTCTCGAAGTCTTGGCCAAGAAGGCTAAGGTTGCAGTCGTGAAGATCGGCAAGCGCGGTGCCTTGATCGCTAAGGACGGCGTGGTGACTCGCGTATCTGCAGGGGCTGCAAAGGCTATCGATACGACGGGCGCAGGCGACCTCTGGGCATCGGGATTCCTGTACGGCTACATGAACGGCTGGGATATGGAGCGCTCGGGTAATCTCGGCAGCATTGTCTCGAACGAAGTGGTCCAGGTGATGGGCGCCCAGATTCCTGAAGAAGGCTGGCAGCGCATTTACGCCCAGATGTAA
- a CDS encoding ATP-dependent helicase C-terminal domain-containing protein gives MRTYKDLAIAEEEQKLIDAVNRTNNLLVEAPTGSGKSLYIPWFLSNHFSGRIVVLQPRRIAALALAQYSAKLHNEPCGKTVGYQFRQDSCKSSATRILFQTYGNFLQELLHGKMDAEWVIFDEYHERKADMDLLFAYLLKLQESSRALESKNIKAPRIAVMSAKLNREEMEQALGVKCLELGHPLYPVQILYQKPAAGTNISAGQGIESEVVRALRTLYRNNIWQTTLVFLPGKAEIARCHTAASEALGANVAEFLELYGGQDRETQDRIFEETERPRVIFTTNIAETSITVPNVTGVVDSGIERVNEYDDSKKVNVLRTLPISLQNAIQRSGRSGRTQNGCAIRLWTEEAEKHMPQGIVPEVLQIEPSELLLQKAALEEDERTGKALQTRDERGECARIKLPTAIPEVREKIATAMLEKFGMLQDSRITELGKRAIQTPISSIPLALILAKATSAADLPDLLLAAMAWIHSGTEFIQKSKNTLNLLTLASDTLSKAISAPREVSFTLKQLRDFRDSLKEMPVQDGHDNQRHCEPQRGVAIHEVVIRNLLNAFPDALATPSGNVYKLSNGNTIRLQVAEPPYALLALSMLRTEAGAKSEMRVNLYAPVPKELLDGESEIIRYELLWRSGQERFIGVEIHKCESPNGDIRETSRKEILPQEASPKVLEKLKELTADAWRDKLEKENWTGRYLTENIQTLLIKMRLAAKLYPEYSLPEFNEEDMDLILNELTDGIFLLRDINEDRYRNIVEDYFGKSMLAWLQKTFPDHYVLPNGKRARYSYQEVATADEQGNGKIVQSADGVLVEISARIEDFMQLRGEHKIADGKLKVRYDILAPNFRTIQKTWDLTSFWQNTYAEVRKELRGRYPKHPWPEKIM, from the coding sequence ATGCGCACGTACAAAGATCTAGCCATTGCCGAAGAAGAACAAAAGCTCATAGACGCTGTAAACAGGACGAACAACTTGCTCGTCGAAGCGCCCACCGGTAGCGGTAAGTCGTTGTACATTCCGTGGTTCTTGAGCAATCACTTTAGCGGTCGCATTGTCGTCTTGCAGCCAAGACGCATCGCAGCACTTGCACTTGCACAGTACTCTGCAAAACTTCACAACGAGCCTTGCGGAAAAACAGTCGGTTATCAGTTCCGCCAGGACAGCTGCAAGTCCAGCGCTACGCGAATCTTGTTCCAGACGTACGGTAACTTTTTGCAGGAACTTTTGCACGGCAAGATGGACGCTGAATGGGTCATCTTCGATGAATACCACGAACGCAAGGCCGACATGGACTTGCTCTTTGCGTATCTGCTAAAATTGCAAGAATCAAGCCGCGCATTAGAAAGTAAAAACATCAAAGCGCCGAGAATCGCCGTCATGAGCGCAAAGCTCAACCGCGAAGAAATGGAGCAGGCGCTCGGCGTCAAATGTCTGGAACTCGGGCATCCGCTTTATCCCGTACAAATTCTTTACCAGAAGCCCGCCGCAGGCACAAACATTAGCGCAGGCCAGGGAATCGAAAGCGAAGTAGTTCGCGCATTGCGCACTTTATACCGCAATAACATTTGGCAGACAACGCTCGTATTCTTGCCAGGCAAAGCAGAAATCGCAAGATGCCACACCGCCGCAAGCGAAGCTCTTGGCGCAAACGTCGCCGAGTTCCTTGAACTCTACGGCGGTCAGGACCGAGAAACGCAAGACCGCATCTTTGAAGAAACGGAACGCCCGCGCGTCATCTTTACAACCAACATTGCAGAAACGTCTATCACCGTGCCAAACGTCACAGGCGTTGTCGATAGCGGCATCGAGCGCGTAAACGAATATGACGACAGCAAGAAAGTGAACGTACTGCGCACTCTCCCGATTTCGCTGCAAAATGCAATCCAACGCAGTGGCCGTAGCGGCCGTACGCAAAACGGTTGCGCCATCCGCCTCTGGACCGAAGAAGCCGAGAAGCACATGCCGCAAGGCATCGTGCCCGAAGTCCTGCAAATCGAACCGTCGGAACTTTTATTGCAAAAAGCCGCACTTGAAGAAGATGAGAGAACGGGCAAAGCCCTACAGACGAGAGACGAAAGAGGCGAGTGTGCTAGAATAAAACTGCCCACGGCAATTCCAGAAGTGCGCGAAAAAATCGCTACAGCGATGCTCGAAAAATTCGGCATGCTGCAAGACAGCCGCATCACTGAACTCGGCAAGCGAGCCATTCAAACACCGATTTCAAGCATTCCGCTCGCATTGATTTTAGCAAAAGCAACAAGCGCCGCAGACCTCCCCGACTTGCTCCTCGCCGCCATGGCATGGATCCATTCCGGAACTGAATTTATCCAGAAATCTAAAAACACGCTCAACTTGCTCACGCTTGCAAGCGATACACTATCAAAAGCCATCAGCGCTCCGCGAGAAGTTTCGTTCACACTAAAGCAACTGCGAGATTTTCGCGACTCATTAAAGGAGATGCCCGTTCAAGACGGGCATGACAACCAACGTCATTGCGAACCCCAAAGGGGTGTGGCAATCCATGAAGTTGTCATTCGCAACTTACTAAACGCATTCCCAGACGCACTCGCGACACCAAGCGGTAATGTCTACAAGTTGAGCAACGGCAACACCATTCGATTGCAAGTCGCAGAGCCGCCTTATGCATTGCTCGCGCTCTCCATGCTCCGCACCGAAGCAGGCGCCAAATCAGAAATGCGCGTGAACCTTTACGCTCCAGTGCCCAAAGAATTGCTCGATGGAGAAAGCGAAATCATCCGCTATGAACTGCTTTGGCGGAGCGGTCAAGAACGCTTCATCGGCGTCGAGATTCACAAATGCGAAAGCCCCAACGGCGACATTCGCGAAACTAGCCGCAAAGAAATTCTCCCGCAAGAAGCTTCGCCAAAAGTTCTCGAAAAGCTCAAGGAACTCACCGCCGATGCCTGGCGCGACAAGCTCGAAAAAGAAAACTGGACCGGCCGTTACCTCACCGAAAACATCCAGACGCTCCTCATCAAGATGCGCCTTGCCGCAAAGCTTTACCCGGAATACAGCCTCCCGGAATTTAACGAAGAGGACATGGATCTTATCCTGAACGAGCTTACAGACGGCATATTCCTATTGCGCGACATCAACGAAGACCGTTACCGCAACATTGTCGAAGACTACTTCGGCAAATCCATGTTAGCATGGCTGCAAAAGACGTTCCCCGATCATTATGTACTGCCAAACGGCAAGCGCGCCCGCTATAGCTATCAAGAAGTCGCCACCGCCGATGAACAAGGCAACGGCAAAATTGTTCAAAGCGCGGACGGCGTACTCGTCGAGATTTCGGCGCGAATCGAAGACTTTATGCAGCTCCGTGGCGAGCACAAAATTGCTGACGGCAAACTCAAAGTGCGTTACGACATTCTAGCGCCGAACTTCCGCACGATTCAAAAGACATGGGATCTCACGAGCTTCTGGCAGAACACCTACGCCGAAGTCCGCAAAGAATTACGAGGAAGATACCCAAAGCACCCGTGGCCTGAAAAAATCATGTAA